The following proteins are encoded in a genomic region of Micrococcaceae bacterium Sec5.8:
- a CDS encoding TrkA family potassium uptake protein translates to MAHFVIMGCGRVGATLAHTLEDAGHSVAIIDQDDRAFRRLRTGFTGRKVTGVGFDRETLKQAGVADAYAFAAVSSGDNSNILATRVARETFHVPHVVARIYDPGRAEIYQRLGIPTVAAVRWSADQVLRRILPEQHLAGDYRDPSGRLVLAEVDLNAEWIGHPVTSIEKAAGIRVAYLTRFGEGMLPAAGTLYQDGDTVHAMLAVDRSSEVAHILAKTPAKES, encoded by the coding sequence TTGGCGCACTTCGTGATTATGGGTTGCGGCCGCGTGGGGGCGACCCTCGCGCACACACTCGAGGATGCGGGCCACTCCGTGGCCATCATCGACCAGGACGACCGGGCGTTCCGGCGGCTCCGCACCGGCTTCACCGGCCGCAAGGTCACCGGCGTCGGCTTTGACCGCGAGACCCTTAAACAGGCCGGCGTGGCGGATGCCTACGCCTTCGCCGCCGTCTCCAGCGGCGATAACTCGAACATCCTGGCCACCCGGGTTGCCCGCGAAACCTTCCATGTCCCGCACGTCGTCGCCAGAATCTACGACCCCGGGCGCGCGGAGATCTATCAGCGGCTCGGCATCCCCACGGTCGCCGCCGTTCGCTGGAGCGCAGACCAGGTGCTCCGGCGGATTCTGCCCGAGCAGCACCTGGCCGGCGACTACCGGGACCCGTCAGGCCGGCTGGTACTCGCCGAGGTGGACTTGAACGCTGAGTGGATCGGCCATCCGGTGACCTCGATCGAGAAGGCCGCCGGGATCCGCGTCGCCTACCTGACCCGGTTCGGGGAGGGGATGCTGCCCGCGGCCGGCACCCTCTACCAGGACGGGGACACCGTCCACGCCATGCTGGCCGTGGACCGCAGCAGCGAAGTCGCCCACATTCTCGCCAAAACCCCCGCCAAGGAGTCCTAA